The following are encoded together in the Cololabis saira isolate AMF1-May2022 chromosome 5, fColSai1.1, whole genome shotgun sequence genome:
- the fezf1 gene encoding fez family zinc finger protein 1 yields MDASLCRPAGMLGSPPAAQSQPAGTDMLPSGGGSTKPLAFSIDRIMARTPEPCRSIPALPGWFQPAPAGKPDACPSPLQCMIPLVPLGYEPGHRLCVTGLDPHLDASTPPAPTDIFGFGFNYTSQQDECGLSQSAGQYKLFRPRVVNQSSFPAVCYLNRGAEPGGACAPPAGLLNLHPMASYLLSARHKALLQQERGKPGPGPGLQPGGSGAQAFRELSHSQIQHYMKEREHILTDKIFKESAAAAAAAAAAATARISGSCPGSKPKVFTCEVCGKVFNAHYNLTRHMPVHTGARPFVCKVCGKGFRQASTLCRHKIIHTQEKPHKCNQCGKAFNRSSTLNTHTRIHAGYKPFVCEFCGKGFHQKGNYKNHKLTHSGEKQFKCSICSKAFHQVYNLTFHMHTHNDKKPFTCPTCGKGFCRNFDLKKHVRKLHDPVGGQSPPQP; encoded by the exons ATGGACGCGTCTCTGTGCCGCCCAGCAGGGATGCTGGGCTCCCCCCCGGCGGCCCAGAGCCAGCCCGCGGGCACAGACATGCTCCCCTCCGGCGGCGGCAGCACCAAGCCCCTCGCTTTCTCCATCGACCGGATTATGGCCAGGACGCCCGAGCCCTGCAGGTCGATACCGGCGCTCCCCGGCTGGTTCCAGCCCGCTCCCGCGGGGAAGCCGGACGCCTGCCCGTCCCCGCTGCAGTGCATGATCCCTCTGGTGCCGCTCGGGTACGAGCCGGGCCACCGGCTCTGCGTCACCGGGCTGGACCCGCACTTGGACGCCTCCACCCCTCCGGCTCCGACGGACATTTTCGGCTTTGGGTTCAACTACACGAGCCAGCAGGACGAGTGCGGGCTGAGCCAGAGCGCCGGCCAGTATAAACTGTTCAGACCTCGGGTGGTGAACCAGTCCTCCTTCCCCGCCGTGTGCTACCTGAACCGCGGCGCGGAGCCCGGGGGCGCATGCGCGCCGCCGGCCGGGCTGCTCAACCTGCACCCGATGGCCTCGTACCTGCTGTCGGCCCGACACAAGGCCCTGCTGCAGCAGGAGAGGGGCaagccggggccggggccggggctgCAGCCGGGGGGGTCCGGGGCGCAGGCCTTCAGGGAACTGTCCCACAGCCAGATCCAGCACTACATGAAGGAGAGGGAGCACATCCTCACCGACAAGATCTTCAAGGAGTCGGCGGCGGCCGCggccgcggcggcggcggcggccacCGCCCGGATCAGCGGCTCCTGCCCCGGCAGCAAGCCCAAGGTGTTCACCTGCGAGGTCTGCGGAAAG GTGTTTAACGCGCACTACAACCTGACCCGCCACATGCCCGTGCACACGGGCGCGCGGCCGTTCGTGTGTAAAGTGTGCGGGAAGGGATTCCGGCAGGCGAGCACGCTCTGCAGACACAAAATCATCCACACTCAG GAAAAACCTCACAAGTGTAACCAGTGTGGGAAAGCCTTTAACCGGAGCTCCACCCTCAACACTCACACCCGCATCCACGCCGGATACAAACCGTTTGTGTGCGAGTTTTGTGGGAAAGGATTTCATCAGAAAG GAAACTATAAAAACCACAAGCTGACACACAGTGGGGAAAAGCAGTTCAAATGCTCCATCTGCAGCAAGGCGTTCCACCAGGTGTACAACCTCACCTTCCATATGCACACGCACAACGACAAGAAGCCCTTCACCTGCCCCACCTGCGGGAAGGGCTTCTGCAGGAACTTTGACCTGAAGAAACATGTCAGGAAGCTGCACGACCCTGTGGGAGGACAATCACCGCCGCAGCCCTGA
- the LOC133444428 gene encoding uncharacterized protein LOC133444428 → MYISAVGVAASAALTTEQLRWYEMADEAFPHVSLALHPGHQAKDLGPMVKRLQNSTDWQSTGLPNVLYSPSGEGYAISIKTVNQSVLQHSQVTRHHGRELEDHPLTEELIGVLPDSLWSSSPTDVGSVSCPDIEFDLTDGNPLWVPQYPHKPAAVEGIADTIHGLLEAGVLELSSSKWNTPILPVEKKGTGKWRMAHDLRRINARLVTKTIPVPNPYTALSTLTPDQSWFTCIDLANAFFCLPLHPRCRDIFSFMYKGCQYRYTRVPQGFALSPGLFNGVLKEVLADCPLPSGTTLIQYVDDLLLASPTAEDCLTATRAVLEILARAGFKVSKAKLQCARKQVSFLGRLVSQKGVHISPEHRSSILHHPKPLTVKDMLSFLGLTGYSRTYIPDYTSTTQPLRDMVKQLGMRNLMAQLEWTEAAERAFILLKQSLSSAADLSTPDYSSPFYLDVSVTGSSANGVLFQKKGGVRFVIMYVSVLLDNMETRHPTCTQHVAAMAKLIEKTAHIVMGHTLIVLTTHSVVAYVTSALFTMTPLRQRRLCKVLEAPNISYTHEGINMADHITQGEPHKCMERIVREDKVREDLAATPFDEAVNLFVDGCCFKHWDEGLQSAYAVVKEEDGTWETVEASRIEGAQSAQRAEVLAIIAALRWGTDQRINIYSDSAYAVGAAQVELGRWERAGFRTADNRPIKYEKEMRDLALALHLPAQVAIIKCKGHDKSAGKVALGNQKADEAAKTAAGYIPTQMIVQAETDRYEWGQEQLKIMQEKASPQEKTLWVNRGGKDHEGIWRAPDGRVILPPGIRQQLLEQAHGVGHVGVAQMMRNLGQWWHPYLKDMAQHVIQYCEQCRDFNPKRTVHPEAGKFPLDTQPGREIIIDYTDMIDRVQGYRYLLVCVDAFTGWPEAIPTRKEDSKSVIKFLINHYIPRHGFPQKVRSDNGTHFKNKDLEEVESMLGLKHKFGTVYHPQSQGKVERMNANIKTKLAKICAQTKMTWVDALPLALMAIRSSVNTGHGLTPYELQTGRLFPGPQNAPYLMDTDKYKLGQKAYFAELQSLVSAYSKQVGDSTDRRTPTPQTEWVLLRVIKRKWSEPRWTGPHRITERTSHAVRLHGKGDTWYHWSQCAPTDPPQRSVPQIRLDLAQLRTSDLSPQQGAE, encoded by the coding sequence ATGTATATTTCCGCTGTAGGCGTTGCCGCCTCTGCGGCACTCACAACTGAACAACTGAGGTGGTATGAAATGGCGGACGAGGCTTTTCCTCATGTGTCATTGGCCTTGCACCCGGGTCATCAGGCTAAAGATTTAGGTCCGATGGTCAAACGCCTTCAGAACAGCACAGACTGGCAGTCCACTGGGTTGCCTAATGTGCTTTATTCCCCTAGTGGGGAAGGTTACGCAATTTCAATTAAAACAGTTAACCAGTCTGTGCTCCAACACTCGCAGGTGACTCGACACCATGGACGCGAGCTTGAAGACCACCCATTGACTGAGGAGTTGATCGGAGTTCTTCCAGACTCCTTATGGTCTAGCAGCCCTACGGATGTTGGCTCCGTCTCTTGTCCAGATATTGAATTTGATCTGACGGATGGCAACCCCTTATGGGTTCCCCAATACCCTCACAAACCAGCCGCGGTTGAGGGAATTGCAGACACTATACATGGCTTATTAGAGGCGGGGGTGTTAGAACTGTCCTCCTCCAAGTGGAATACCCCCATTCTTCCTGTGGAGAAGAAAGGCACGGGTAAATGGCGCATGGCACATGATTTGCGGCGAATTAATGCGAGACTGGTTACTAAAACCATACCGGTCCCAAACCCGTACACAGCTTTGTCTACCTTGACCCCGGACCAGAGCTGGTTTACGTGTATAGACTTGGCGAATGCATTTTTCTGTCTCCCTCTACATCCCCGCTGTCGCGACATTTTCTCATTCATGTATAAGGGTTGTCAGTACCGCTACACTCGAGTCCCACAAGGGTTTGCCTTGTCTCCCGGACTCTTTAATGGCGTACTTAAGGAGGTCTTGGCGGATTGTCCGCTGCCATCAGGCACCACTTTGATCCAATACGTCGATGACCTCTTGCTTGCCTCACCCACAGCGGAAGACTGCTTAACAGCAACACGGGCGGTGCTGGAAATTTTGGCCCGTGCCGGATTTAAGGTCTCCAAAGCAAAATTACAATGTGCTAGAAAACAGGTTTCATTCCTCGGGAGATTGGTGTCCCAAAAGGGGGTGCACATCTCTCCAGAGCATcgctcctccatcctccaccacCCCAAACCCCTGACTGTAAAGGACATGTTGTCCTTTTTAGGCCTGACGGGGTACAGTCGGACGTACATACCTGACTATACCTCCACCACCCAACCATTACGCGACATGGTAAAACAATTAGGCATGAGGAACCTAATGGCGCAATTAGAGTGGACCGAGGCTGCAGAAAGAGCGTTTATTCTGTTGAAACAATCGCTATCGTCGGCAGCAGACCTCTCCACCCCGGATTACTCGTCTCCGTTTTATCTGGATGTTTCTGTAACAGGATCGTCAGCGAACGGTGTCCTGTTCCAGAAAAAAGGGGGAGTGCGGTTTGTAATCATGTATGTCAGTGTCCTTCTGGACAACATGGAAACACGACACCCTACATGCACACAGCATGTAGCAGCTATGGCGAAATTGATCGAGAAAACGGCCCACATCGTGATGGGACACACACTGATAGTTCTAACAACACACAGTGTGGTGGCGTATGTAACATCAGCGTTGTTCACAATGACTCCATTAAGACAAAGAAGGTTGTGTAAAGTGCTGGaagcaccaaatatttcatataCACACGAAGGAATAAACATGGCAGATCATATCACACAGGGAGAACCACACAAGTGCATGGAAAGAATCGTTAGAGAAGACAAAGTCAGGGAAGACTTAGCGGCGACACCGTTTGACGAAGCAGTCAATTTGTTTGTAGATGGATGCTGTTTTAAACACTGGGACGAAGGGTTACAATCAGCATACGCGGTTGTGAAAGAGGAAGACGGAACATGGGAAACAGTAGAAGCTAGCAGGATTGAAGGCGCTCAATCGGCCCAGAGAGCAGAAGTGTTGGCTATAATAGCAGCTTTGAGATGGGGAACGGATCAGAGAATCAACATTTACTCAGATTCTGCATATGCAGTAGGGGCGGCACAAGTTGAACTAGGAAGATGGGAAAGAGCGGGATTTCGAACAGCAGACAACAGGCCAATCAAAtatgagaaagaaatgagggACTTGGCACTAGCGCTGCATTTGCCAGCACAAGTGGCGATCATAAAATGCAAAGGACATGACAAAAGCGCAGGCAAAGTGGCACTGGGAAATCAGAAAGCGGATGAAGCAGCTAAGACAGCAGCGGGGTATATACCCACACAAATGATAGTGCAGGCAGAAACAGATAGATATGAATGGGGCCAGGAACAACTGAAAATCATGCAAGAAAAAGCGTCCCCGCAGGAAAAAACGTTGTGGGTAAACCGAGGTGGGAAAGATCATGAAGGCATTTGGAGAGCGCCCGATGGGAGAGTAATCCTCCCCCCAGGCATTCGACAACAACTTTTGGAACAAGCACACGGAGTTGGTCATGTGGGAGTTGCACAGATGATGAGAAATCTAGGACAATGGTGGCATCCTTATCTTAAGGACATGGCCCAACACGTAATCCAGTACTGTGAACAATGCAGGGATTTTAATCCAAAACGAACGGTCCATCCAGAGGCAGGAAAATTTCCCCTAGACACGCAGCCCGGGAGAGAAATCATAATCGATTACACCGACATGATTGACAGGGTACAGGGGTATCGATATCTGTTGGTTTGTGTGGATGCATTTACAGGATGGCCAGAGGCCATACCCACTCGCAAAGAAGACAGCAAATCAGTCATTAAATTTCTGATTAACCATTATATACCCAGACACGGGTTTCCACAAAAAGTAAGGTCAGATAATGGGACCCACTTCAAAAACAAGGACCTGGAAGAGGTGGAGAGCATGCTGGGTTTGAAACACAAGTTCGGGACAGTATATCACCCGCAATCCCAAGGTAAAGTCGAGAGGATGAACGCGAATATTAAGACAAAATTGGCAAAAATCTGTGCACAGACCAAAATGACATGGGTGGATGCGCTGCCCTTGGCCTTGATGGCTATACGGAGCTCGGTGAACACGGGCCACGGACTGACCCCGTATGAACTACAGACCGGACGACTGTTTCCAGGGCCGCAGAATGCGCCCTACTTGATGGATACCGACAAATATAAACTTGGTCAGAAAGCTTATTTTGCCGAACTGCAAAGTTTGGTATCTGCTTACTCCAAACAGGTCGGGGACTCCACGGACAGGCGGACACCAACCCCACAGACAGAGTGGGTTCTCCTAAGAGTCATCAAGAGAAAGTGGTCGGAGCCAAGGTGGACAGGACCCCACCGCATCACGGAACGGACCTCCCACGCCGTTCGACTCCACGGGAAGGGTGACACGTGGTATCACTGGTCGCAGTGTGCACCGACCGACCCACCTCAAAGATCAGTACCCCAGATCCGGCTGGATCTGGCACAGCTGCGGACGTCAGACCTGAGCCCTCAGCaaggggcagaataa
- the LOC133444429 gene encoding uncharacterized protein LOC133444429, translating to MLPLVTTTGQNRQYKPFQFGDLQALVDKLPPIHEGGGLWLSKFNQYTQGQTLALGDLRAALSRAVTPGDLRDIEMTAGTVTKQDDILLALHLNTLSGVLRAKYPLPNTMAMPKVTWDGKQNPREFLSKAKDMWVQQTGHHPGQAGTQEGWFRAAILAGIPQAVKTVMEDNPDMPGCNSQKWENHLVHHLTRAQEAGEKQQKEVEELQNLLLKMQVGEARRKVNEAKAKPKALIVSEVPHTPESCSPPPWAQQPPHYHSAYRGRGMGNRGPRGGRGGPIQRPVIASDQCSFCLERGHWSRECPLKAQRGRGRGQGPPRGQGGYCAPGPNPTNQMPLAWDEWEGQEGQE from the coding sequence ATGTTGCCTCTCGTAACTACCACGGGACAAAATAGACAGTACAAACCGTTCCAGTTCGGCGATTTGCAGGCTTTAGTGGATAAATTACCTCCCATACATGAGGGTGGTGGATTGTGGTTGAGCAAATTTAATCAGTATACACAGGGGCAAACTTTGGCCCTGGGAGACCTGAGGGCTGCACTGAGTAGGGCGGTGACGCCGGGGGATCTAAGGGACATAGAGATGACCGCGGGCACTGTAACAAAACAGGATGACATCCTGTTGGCATTACATCTTAATACACTTTCAGGTGTCTTAAGAGCCAAATACCCTCTCCCCAACACCATGGCTATGCCGAAAGTGACTTGGGATGGGAAACAAAACCCTAGAGAATTTTTAAGTAAGGCTAAAGATATGTGGGTCCAGCAGACGGGACATCATCCGGGGCAAGCGGGGACCCAGGAGGGGTGGTTTAGGGCAGCCATTTTGGCTGGCATACCCCAAGCAGTTAAGACAGTTATGGAAGACAACCCCGATATGCCAGGGTGCAATTCTCAGAAGTGGGAGAACCATTTAGTTCATCATCTGACTAGAGCACAGGAGGCTGGGGAGAAGCAACAAAAAGAGGTTGAAGAATTACAAAACCTGCTTTTAAAAATGCAGGTGGGGGAGGCCCGGCGCAAGGTCAATGAGGCTAAAGCCAAACCAAAGGCGTTGATAGTGTCAGAGGTACCACACACCCCCGAATCGTGTTCCCCACCACCTTGGGCACAACAACCCCCACACTACCATTCCGCATACAGAGGGAGAGGGATGGGGAACCGGGGTCCCAGAGGTGGCCGAGGGGGTCCCATACAAAGACCGGTCATAGCCAGTGACCAGTGCTCTTTCTGTCTGGAAAGAGGCCATTGGTCCCGTGAGTGCCCCCTGAAGGCCCAGAGGGGGAGAGGCAGAGGTCAGGGTCCCCCTAGGGGGCAAGGAGGATATTGCGCGCCAGGCCCCAACCCAACCAACCAGATGCCACTGGCATGGGACGAGTGGGAGGGCCAGGAGGGGCAGGAGTGA